TGAAACTCTTCGGTCGAGAGGACTAAGGCGCCGGTTCGCGAGACGTCATGCGCTACAGCTCGATCTGAGGTCACTACAACCGCCCCTGAGGGGGCTTTCTCAACAAACCGCAGGATGGCCTGATCGGCCCGCTCCCCGCGGCGCGTAAAGACCACCTGCAGGCCGGCGGTGAGTCTCACCTGCTCGCTCATCCCGCCCCGTTCCCACCCATCGAACACAACTGTGATCCGGTGACCCTTCAGGCGTCGGTAAGTGCCTAATACCGTCAAGAGAGCGTCCCGCCCCTCCTGCAGGTCTCGGCGATCAAGGGGCTGAAACTGAGGGGAGCGACGAATCAGATTATAGCCATCAATCACAATCCACATGGATAGCACCTAGCCTGCTTATTCACCGGAAATCTGTACATTGCTGTCAAACTTTTCTTGACGTCTAGCGGAGCGGTTGGCATGAAGCAGGGCGGACACGGCGTCGGCTGGATCATCCGCCGTCATGACGGCGGAGATCACGGCTGCCCCATCGGCGCCTGCCGCCATCACGGAAGCCATATTCGAGGCAGTGATGCCTCCAATACCCAGGATCGGCAGCCGGACCTGTGGCCTTGCCTTCCTGAGTTGCGCCAAGCCGACGGGGGGTCCATACGCTGCCTTGGACGGCGTCGGGAACAGCGGCCCGAATACGATGAAGTCGACCCCCTCTCTCTCAGCC
The Candidatus Methylomirabilis sp. DNA segment above includes these coding regions:
- a CDS encoding NYN domain-containing protein, which codes for MWIVIDGYNLIRRSPQFQPLDRRDLQEGRDALLTVLGTYRRLKGHRITVVFDGWERGGMSEQVRLTAGLQVVFTRRGERADQAILRFVEKAPSGAVVVTSDRAVAHDVSRTGALVLSTEEFHERLDRALREGDGGEFQKDDEDDESAAESPGPRRLKGPARRPSKQAKRLITTLKRL